Proteins encoded within one genomic window of Cardiocondyla obscurior isolate alpha-2009 linkage group LG27, Cobs3.1, whole genome shotgun sequence:
- the LOC139112241 gene encoding importin-4: protein MEKIESLLLNMLKSDSDAILEASKELKKILQNPESVPALCQLVVTSTRPEVRQYATIVLRRRYTKGRNWTKLSKTIRTEFKKIILQALEHESEKSVRNSIIQLIGVIVKHELPTHEWPDIIHYVQRLINSDRLADKELGLYTLSIMTDVTPETYVTHARSLVLLLAQTLNHLQNNSQSAGSPAASYILNTLKHLVPVAKHDEVTTNSYGTIMPLVIGTIQVLSENKDETFAIQGFDLLDELCENMIIVVTPHVKSLVHMCLTIIANKDTEDSLKVRVISFIGWLARLKKKALVKHKLVEPIVDMLFAVMISKPNEDEDYSSSENENNILTSATQTLDLLAMHLPPEKLIPHLLRHIEPGLRNPDDYVKKTSYVAIAVLAEGCAEHIRSNYLELFLRCICEGISHPAPTVRNAALYALGQYSEHLQPEISNYSSELLPVLFDYLGQVATYVKQEKKEPHAVGRMFYALEMFCENLHERILPYLSKLMERLFDILNADTSSHVKELALSAIGAAACASKEHMLPYFETIINILNNYLTTEPSKENMCLQVQAIDTLGVIARSIGREHFAPLAATSLDLGLKLLRSTIDPDLRKSLYGLFAAISTVMKKDMAVTLPEIVDNMIMSIRSADGILMHFKDDGANSFTIYDNLSDTENEEEEDIECTDNEEDNDDIEGYSVENAYMEEKEESVMALKEIAEYTEEAFMPYLEKSFEEIFKLINYPQEDIRKASIEALLQFCINLSKINSDGGKEALLKALSMFVPKLSELIRLDEEPSVAISSLEAYQELLREVKADVIVGVGHKEAIINCVVDVMQGNTACQDQEETGGIDGEAEQDELLIECAGTVFSSLGRILSAEEFTLCFQMILPLFIKRLKTETNSEGQRSFAVGTMAECLPGLKHMTATFVTQLLPVFLQSGAHDPCSEVRNNCFFGIGELVLYGKEAVYPHYPNILESLSCAIAKETDGAVRDNVVGAIARLIITNYSNLPLDQVFPVFVEQLPLKADFQEYKAVFKSILTLYQAGVTLLQSYIHTLLKVAVFVLHEEKAVDAETQNLVMEFIKSAQRDFVNEWNALFTELPPEVVTNIQRIFS from the exons ATGGAGAAAATAGAGTCCTTGCTACTGAACATGCTCAAATCCGACAGTGATGCAATATTGGAG GCATCTAAGgagcttaaaaaaatacttcagAATCCCGAAAGTGTGCCAGCTTTGTGCCAACTTGTTGTTACTTCGACACGTCCAGAG GTGAGGCAATATGCAACTATCGTTCTTAGAAGGCGTTACACTAAAGGAAGAAACTGGACAAAATTGTCCAAAACTATACGAActgaatttaagaaaattatattgcag GCTCTAGAACACGAATCGGAAAAATCGGTTAGAAATAgtataattcaattaataggTGTTATCGTTAAACATGAATTACCTACACACGAGTGGCCGGATATAATTCATTACGTGCAACGGCTGATTAATAGCGACAGATTAGCAGATAAGGAA CTAGGCCTTTATACTTTATCAATTATGACAGACGTCACTCCAGAGACCTATGTCACGCACGCCAGGTCTCTGGTGTTACTTCTCGCTCAAACGTTAAACCACCTtcaaaataattctcaaaGTGCAGGAAGCCCCGCCGCTTCTTATATTTTGAATACATTGAAGCATCTCGTTCCTGTAGCTAAACACGACGAAGTG ACGACGAATTCGTACGGGACGATAATGCCGCTTGTAATCGGCACAATCCAAGTTTTATCTGAGAATAAGGATGAAACTTTTGCCATCCAGGGCTTCGATTTGTTGGACGAGTTATGCGAGAATATGATTATTGTAGTGACGCCCCATGTGAAGTCTCTTGTCCACATGTGCCTTACAATAATCGCCAATAAAGATACCGAGGACAGCTTGAAAGTCAGAGTGATTAGTTTTATTGGCTGGCTAGCGAGGCTAAAGAAAAAGGCGCTCGTGAAACATAAATTAGTCGAGCCTATTGTCG ACATGCTGTTCGCGGTTATGATAAGCAAGCCAAACGAGGACGAAGACTATTCGAGTTCGGAGAAcgagaataatattttaacgagcGCTACTCAAACTTTAGACTTGCTCGCGATGCATTTACCGCCGGAGAAATTAATTCCACATTTA cTGCGACATATCGAGCCCGGACTACGAAACCCAGACGATTACGTTAAGAAGACGTCGTACGTCGCTATAGCTGTGCTAGCGGAAGGTTGCGCGGAACACATTCGCTCGAACTACCTTGAATTATTCCTGCGATGTATTTGCGAAGGGATCTCCCATCCCGCCCCCACCGTGCGCAACGCCGCCCTTTACGCCTTAGGGCAATATTCGGAACACCTGCAGCCGGAAATCTCAAACTATTCGTCTGAATTATTGCCTGTGCTGTTCGATTACCTCGGTCAAGTGGCCACTTACGTTAagcaagaaaagaaagagcCGCACGCGGTCGGTCGTATGTTCTACGCGCTCGAGATGTTCTGCGAAAATTTGCACGAGAGAATTTTGCCGTATTTGTCTAAGCTGATGGAGAGGCTGTTCGATATCTTGAACGCGGATACATCGTCGCACGTGAAAGAGCTCGCTCTGAGTGCAATTGGAGCCGCTGCTTGCGCGAGTAAGGAACATATGCTACCGTACtttgaaacaattattaatattcttaacaACTACCTGACCACCGAGCCGAGTAAAGAGAACATGTGTCTTCAAGTTCAAGCAATTG ATACACTTGGAGTAATAGCCAGGTCAATAGGCAGAGAACATTTTGCCCCGTTAGCGGCTACGTCGTTGGATCTCGGATTAAAGCTGTTGAGAAGCACGATCGATCCAGACTTGCGGAAATCTCTTTACGGACTATTTGCCGCCATCAGTACAGTGATGAAGAAGGATATGGCTGTGACGTTACCCGAAATTGTTGATAATATGATAATGAGTATACGAAGCGCGGACGGAATTCTg ATGCACTTTAAGGACGACGGAGCTAATTCGTTTACGATTTACGATAATCTCAGCGATACTGAAaacgaggaggaggaagacATCGAGTGCACTGATAACGAAGAAGACAACGATGATATCGAGGGCTACAGTGTTGAAAACGCTTATatggaagagaaagaagaaagcgTGATGGCACTGAAGGAAATTGCCGAATATACAGA AGAGGCGTTCATGCCGTATCTCGAAAAGTCGTTCGAAGAGATTTTTAAGTTGATTAATTACCCGCAAGAAGATATACGAAAAGCGAGTATAGAAGCTCTACTACAGTTCTGCATTAATCTCTCGAAAATCAATTCCGACGGAGGTAAAGAAGCACTGCTAAAAGCTCTTTCTATGTTCGTTCCGAAACTGTCGGAGCTGATAAGATTAGACGAAGAACCGTCGGTCGCGATTTCGAGTCTGGAGGCCTATCAAGAGCTTTTAAGAGAAGTCAAAGCGGATGTTATCGTCGGCGTGGGTCACAAAGAGGCCATAATAAATTGTGTAGTTGATGTAATGCAAG GCAATACGGCGTGTCAAGATCAGGAGGAAACCGGCGGCATCGACGGCGAAGCCGAGCAGGACGAGCTACTGATAGAATGCGCGGGAACTGTGTTTTCTAGTTTGGGAAGAATCCTCTCGGCAGAAGAATTCACGCTTTGCTTTCAAATGattttacctttatttataaaaagactg AAAACGGAAACCAATTCGGAAGGACAAAGGTCTTTCGCCGTTGGAACAATGGCCGAGTGCTTGCCCGGTCTCAAACATATGACGGCTACGTTCGTTACGCAGTTACTTCCAGTTTTTTTGCAAAGCGGTGCTCACGATCCCTGCAGCGAAGTTCGTAACAATTGTTTCTTCGGAATCGGAGAGCTTGTTCTCTACGGAAAAGAAGCAGTTTACCC GCATTATCCTAATATTCTGGAATCTTTATCGTGTGCCATTGCAAAGGAAACAGACGGAGCTGTACGTGACAACGTAGTTGGGGCAATTGCACGGCTTATCATTACGAATTATTCGAATTTGCCACTTGATCAAGTATTTCCAGTCTTTGTGGAACAGTTACCGCTGAAGGCAGACTTCCAGGAATATAAAGCTGTATTCAAAAGTATTCTCACGTTGTATCAAGCCGGCGTTACTCTCTTGCAGTCTTATATTCATACGTTGTTAAAAGTTGCGGTTTTTGTATTACACGAGGAAAAGGCTGTCGACGCCg AAACGCAAAATCTCGTCATGGAGTTTATCAAGTCCGCTCAGCGAGATTTTGTAAATGAATGGAATGCACTTTTTACCGAGCTGCCTCCAGAAGTTGTCACGAATATTCAAcgtatattttcttaa
- the Acxd gene encoding adenylyl cyclase X E isoform X1 translates to MDDPRSTGCRVTMDQMEMVTRVSLNSLQKEDDVRIVSPNSFEEWTWSSLRKQFKYKNLEKLYTIYHRRIQYGYLSIFILLQLVLGFTYCLCLLIMLGVEKCFVDIVVYCIVGALLCPVLALSFRSRHIAKNTYLPVMLSWIIIVLLVICDLTIPVYYASREEEQTQSIRPAYATHSLLACYVFLPITKNSHALTLGLTASLCYLTTLSIITYGNMSNGDYVTKIVSDAIYFVCVNALGLYFRFMNEVVIRRSFLDRRKCVESTLRLNYEKDQEEQLTRSILPQHIVAKIKKDFRDIFKFIEEHKKSPPPKGRPYSDLCLETHDNVSILYADVVNFSGLTVTLPIRKLVETLNDLFGSFDEASERHNVLRIKFLGDCYYCVSGVPTPNFQHAKSCVDLGLDMIKIINEVRARVYRESGVDVNMRIGVHSGNIISGILGTNKWQYDVWSPDVVIANKMEQTGKPGKVHVTQQTLDLVNASDYNYAPVERLDDEVLRKYGIRSYLITPTLPETPLPSPTRENSLKAISPDTPILYSTPNRHYVRFNNGRANTIVSTGSRTKMMANNQPDVFASTYRRRTHFMDSCLRDYHLMLKAADAEMENAINQMPLSKWEQWSNWKHINPLFLTFRQWSWEIPFLREPDPVFKFYIGCSAFVLIFMGLMYLVPTFILYQWHLSTMVGYSSALMFLIALIPLTWMHFVWNRWKDPHDEHEGHVPHPKNKLLYFFYQTSVKVVWSALLRTILYLVITIMLATCAMLDMIFECKTSPLNNTMTNDTSEPGSSYECTPWQMTETCSLAILTSFLFLRVHYVLKFVISICVVAFYAWNVFENRSNVFESSDSWNPNMNPKLPHVLTVLFLTFSLHLIDRQAEYLSRLDYQWKRQLTKEQDEAFHTRNANKLLLRNILPEHVAEFYLNMNRTEENEPYHEAHNNVAVMFASLTELSIVESNILSDLNEIICEFDKLLFDPCFVCRIEKIKVAGTTYMAACGLEANRRDSMHSTESDENSSDNVVKVMAQFAVQMMSVLDRMNARSFTASKPHKLRIGISHGEVTAGVVGAQKPLYDIWGDAVNMASRMDTTGLPGKIQVTADTAAVLEQQGVKCHIRGETYVKPKGEVITYFVGVDEKGVLERVDAGEESTSL, encoded by the exons ATGGATGATCCGAGGTCGACCGGCTGCCGAGTCACGATGGACCAGATGGAGATGGTGACCCGAGTGTCCCTGAACTCCCTCCAAAAAGAGGACGACGTCCGCATCGTCTCGCCCAACAGCTTCGAGGAGTGGACTTGGTCGAGTTTGAGG AAACAATTCAAGTACAAGAACTTAGAAAAGCTGTACACGATCTACCACAGAAGAATACAATATGGTTATCTCTCGATATTCATCTTATTGCAGCTGGTCCTTGGATTTACGTATTGCTTATGTTTGCTCATAATG CTCGGCGTGGAGAAATGCTTCGTGGACATCGTAGTCTACTGCATCGTGGGCGCTCTACTGTGTCCTGTGTTAGCCTTATCTTTCCGATCGAGGCACATCGCCAAGAATACCTATCTACCGGTCATGCTGTCTTGGATAATCATCGTGCTCCTGGTCATCTGCGATCTGACCATACCTGTGTACTACGCCTCGAGGGAGGAAGAGCAAACGCAGTCGATAAG GCCGGCGTACGCGACGCACTCGCTCCTCGCGTGCTACGTGTTCCTGCCGATCACGAAGAACTCGCACGCTCTTACGCTCGGCCTCACGGCCAGCTTATGCTACCTGACGACCCTGTCAATAATCACCTACGGCAACATGTCCAACGGCGATTACGTTACCAAG ATCGTCAGCGACGCGATTTATTTCGTCTGCGTGAACGCTCTGGGGCTCTACTTCAGGTTCATGAACGAGGTTGTCATCAGGCGCTCTTTTCTGGACCGGCGGAAGTGCGTCGAATCGACGTTAAGGCTCAACTACGAGAAGGACCAAGAG GAGCAACTTACAAGGAGCATCCTGCCGCAGCATATAGTAGCGAAAATCAAAAAGGACTTCCGGGACATTTTCAAGTTCATAGAGGAGCACAAGAAGAGTCCTCCGCCGAAAGGCAGACCGTACAG TGACCTATGCTTGGAGACGCACGATAACGTCAGCATCCTATACGCGGACGTGGTGAACTTTTCCGGGCTGACCGTGACGTTGCCGATACGAAAGCTCGTGGAGACATTGAACGATCTGTTCGGCAGCTTCGACGAGGCGTCCGAGCGGCACAACGTGCTGAGGATTAAATTCCTAGGAGACTGTTACTACTGCGTGAGCGGCGTGCCCACGCCGAACTTCCAGCACGCTAAGAGCTGCGTTGATCTTG GCCTAGACATGATCAAGATCATCAACGAGGTGAGAGCCAGAGTCTACCGGGAGAGCGGCGTGGACGTTAACATGAGGATCGGCGTGCATTCGGGCAACATAATATCCGGAATCCTGGGCACGAACAAGTGGCAGTACGACGTTTGGTCACCTGACGTCGTGATCGCGAATAAAATGGAGCAAACTGGGAAACCTGGCAAGGTCCACGTCACTCAGCAGACCCTGGACCTCGTGAACGCGAGCGACTACAATTACGCGCCAGTCGAGAGACTCGACGACGAGGTTCTGCGGAAATACGGAATACGCAGCTACCTTATCACGCCGACTCTGCCGGAAACGCCGCTGCCTTCACCGACGCG CGAGAACAGTTTGAAGGCTATTAGTCCGGACACGCCGATATTGTACTCCACGCCTAACAGACACTACGTAAGGTTCAACAATGGACGCGCGAATACTATCGTCAGCACCGGATCCAGAACGAAAATGATGGCGAACAATCAACCGGACGTTTTCGCGAGCACGTACAGACGCAGGACCCACTTCATGGACTCGTGTTTGCGGGATTATCATTTAATGCTGAAAGCGGCGGACGCCGAGATGGAGAACGCGATCAACCAGATGCCTCTCAGCAAATGGGA GCAATGGAGCAACTGGAAGCACATAAACCCGCTGTTTCTAACATTTCGACAATGGAGCTGGGAGATTCCGTTCCTGCGTGAACCAGATCCTGTCTTCAAGTTTTATATTGGCTGCTCAGCTTTCGTGCTCATCTTTATGGGACTCATGTATCTTGTGCCCACGTTTATACTCTATCA atgGCATCTGAGCACGATGGTCGGTTATTCATCTGCGCTGATGTTTCTGATCGCTTTAATACCTCTTACGTGGATGCACTTTGTCTGGAATCGTTGGAAAGACCCGCATGATGAGCATGAAGGACACGTTCCGCATCCGAAGAATAAACTGCTATACTTTTTCTATCAAACAAGCGTAAAG GTTGTATGGAGTGCTCTTCTGAGGACGATTTTATATTTGGTAATCACGATAATGTTAGCAACTTGTGCTATGCTTGACATGATT TTCGAATGTAAAACCAGTCCATTGAACAACACCATGACGAACGACACGTCGGAGCCTGGCTCCTCTTATGAATGCACACCTTGG caAATGACGGAAACCTGCTCGCTGGCAATCCTCACCAGTTTTCTCTTCTTGAGAGTTCATTACGTCTTGAAATTTGTAATAAGCATCTGCGTAGTAGCCTTTTACGCTTGGAACGTTTTTGAGAACCGATCTAATGTATTTGAG TCGAGCGATTCGTGGAATCCGAATATGAATCCAAAACTGCCACACGTATTGACCGTATTGTTTCTCACTTTTTCCCTGCATCTCATCGATCGCCAG GCAGAATACTTGAGCAGGCTGGACTATCAATGGAAACGTCAGCTCACGAAGGAACAGGACGAAGCGTTTCACACGAGAAATGCTAACAAGCTTCTTCTTCGTAATATTTTGCCAGAACACGTCG CggagttttatttaaacatgAACCGAACCGAGGAGAACGAGCCTTATCACGAGGCTCATAACAACGTTGCCGTGATGTTTGCCTCTCTAACAGAGCTGTCGATTGTCGAGAGTAATATCCTCAGCGATTTGAATGAAATCATTTGCGAGTTCGACAAGCTGCTCTTTGATCCTTGCTTCGTGTGTCGCATAGAGAAGATTAAGGTCGCCG GCACAACGTACATGGCGGCTTGTGGATTGGAAGCAAATCGACGGGATTCAATGCACAGCACCGAAAGCGATGAAAATTCCAGCGACAATGTGGTCAAGGTGATGGCGCAATTCGCAGTGCAAATGATGTCCGTGCTTGATAGAATGAACGCGAGGTCGTTCACTGCATCGAAACCTCACAA ATTGAGAATCGGTATTTCTCACGGGGAGGTGACGGCCGGCGTTGTGGGTGCTCAAAAGCCGTTGTACGATATTTGGGGTGACGCGGTGAACATGGCATCCAGGATGGACACTACTGGTTTACCGGGAAAAATACAG GTAACAGCAGACACGGCCGCTGTTTTGGAACAGCAAGGTGTCAAGTGTCATATACGTGGCGAGACGTACGTCAAGCCAAAAGGAGAGGTCATAACGTACTTTGTGGGCGTCGACGAGAAAGGAGTATTGGAAAGAGTAGACGCGGGCGAAGAAAGCACTAGTTTGTGA
- the Acxd gene encoding adenylyl cyclase X E isoform X2, whose product MLGVEKCFVDIVVYCIVGALLCPVLALSFRSRHIAKNTYLPVMLSWIIIVLLVICDLTIPVYYASREEEQTQSIRPAYATHSLLACYVFLPITKNSHALTLGLTASLCYLTTLSIITYGNMSNGDYVTKIVSDAIYFVCVNALGLYFRFMNEVVIRRSFLDRRKCVESTLRLNYEKDQEEQLTRSILPQHIVAKIKKDFRDIFKFIEEHKKSPPPKGRPYSDLCLETHDNVSILYADVVNFSGLTVTLPIRKLVETLNDLFGSFDEASERHNVLRIKFLGDCYYCVSGVPTPNFQHAKSCVDLGLDMIKIINEVRARVYRESGVDVNMRIGVHSGNIISGILGTNKWQYDVWSPDVVIANKMEQTGKPGKVHVTQQTLDLVNASDYNYAPVERLDDEVLRKYGIRSYLITPTLPETPLPSPTRENSLKAISPDTPILYSTPNRHYVRFNNGRANTIVSTGSRTKMMANNQPDVFASTYRRRTHFMDSCLRDYHLMLKAADAEMENAINQMPLSKWEQWSNWKHINPLFLTFRQWSWEIPFLREPDPVFKFYIGCSAFVLIFMGLMYLVPTFILYQWHLSTMVGYSSALMFLIALIPLTWMHFVWNRWKDPHDEHEGHVPHPKNKLLYFFYQTSVKVVWSALLRTILYLVITIMLATCAMLDMIFECKTSPLNNTMTNDTSEPGSSYECTPWQMTETCSLAILTSFLFLRVHYVLKFVISICVVAFYAWNVFENRSNVFESSDSWNPNMNPKLPHVLTVLFLTFSLHLIDRQAEYLSRLDYQWKRQLTKEQDEAFHTRNANKLLLRNILPEHVAEFYLNMNRTEENEPYHEAHNNVAVMFASLTELSIVESNILSDLNEIICEFDKLLFDPCFVCRIEKIKVAGTTYMAACGLEANRRDSMHSTESDENSSDNVVKVMAQFAVQMMSVLDRMNARSFTASKPHKLRIGISHGEVTAGVVGAQKPLYDIWGDAVNMASRMDTTGLPGKIQVTADTAAVLEQQGVKCHIRGETYVKPKGEVITYFVGVDEKGVLERVDAGEESTSL is encoded by the exons ATG CTCGGCGTGGAGAAATGCTTCGTGGACATCGTAGTCTACTGCATCGTGGGCGCTCTACTGTGTCCTGTGTTAGCCTTATCTTTCCGATCGAGGCACATCGCCAAGAATACCTATCTACCGGTCATGCTGTCTTGGATAATCATCGTGCTCCTGGTCATCTGCGATCTGACCATACCTGTGTACTACGCCTCGAGGGAGGAAGAGCAAACGCAGTCGATAAG GCCGGCGTACGCGACGCACTCGCTCCTCGCGTGCTACGTGTTCCTGCCGATCACGAAGAACTCGCACGCTCTTACGCTCGGCCTCACGGCCAGCTTATGCTACCTGACGACCCTGTCAATAATCACCTACGGCAACATGTCCAACGGCGATTACGTTACCAAG ATCGTCAGCGACGCGATTTATTTCGTCTGCGTGAACGCTCTGGGGCTCTACTTCAGGTTCATGAACGAGGTTGTCATCAGGCGCTCTTTTCTGGACCGGCGGAAGTGCGTCGAATCGACGTTAAGGCTCAACTACGAGAAGGACCAAGAG GAGCAACTTACAAGGAGCATCCTGCCGCAGCATATAGTAGCGAAAATCAAAAAGGACTTCCGGGACATTTTCAAGTTCATAGAGGAGCACAAGAAGAGTCCTCCGCCGAAAGGCAGACCGTACAG TGACCTATGCTTGGAGACGCACGATAACGTCAGCATCCTATACGCGGACGTGGTGAACTTTTCCGGGCTGACCGTGACGTTGCCGATACGAAAGCTCGTGGAGACATTGAACGATCTGTTCGGCAGCTTCGACGAGGCGTCCGAGCGGCACAACGTGCTGAGGATTAAATTCCTAGGAGACTGTTACTACTGCGTGAGCGGCGTGCCCACGCCGAACTTCCAGCACGCTAAGAGCTGCGTTGATCTTG GCCTAGACATGATCAAGATCATCAACGAGGTGAGAGCCAGAGTCTACCGGGAGAGCGGCGTGGACGTTAACATGAGGATCGGCGTGCATTCGGGCAACATAATATCCGGAATCCTGGGCACGAACAAGTGGCAGTACGACGTTTGGTCACCTGACGTCGTGATCGCGAATAAAATGGAGCAAACTGGGAAACCTGGCAAGGTCCACGTCACTCAGCAGACCCTGGACCTCGTGAACGCGAGCGACTACAATTACGCGCCAGTCGAGAGACTCGACGACGAGGTTCTGCGGAAATACGGAATACGCAGCTACCTTATCACGCCGACTCTGCCGGAAACGCCGCTGCCTTCACCGACGCG CGAGAACAGTTTGAAGGCTATTAGTCCGGACACGCCGATATTGTACTCCACGCCTAACAGACACTACGTAAGGTTCAACAATGGACGCGCGAATACTATCGTCAGCACCGGATCCAGAACGAAAATGATGGCGAACAATCAACCGGACGTTTTCGCGAGCACGTACAGACGCAGGACCCACTTCATGGACTCGTGTTTGCGGGATTATCATTTAATGCTGAAAGCGGCGGACGCCGAGATGGAGAACGCGATCAACCAGATGCCTCTCAGCAAATGGGA GCAATGGAGCAACTGGAAGCACATAAACCCGCTGTTTCTAACATTTCGACAATGGAGCTGGGAGATTCCGTTCCTGCGTGAACCAGATCCTGTCTTCAAGTTTTATATTGGCTGCTCAGCTTTCGTGCTCATCTTTATGGGACTCATGTATCTTGTGCCCACGTTTATACTCTATCA atgGCATCTGAGCACGATGGTCGGTTATTCATCTGCGCTGATGTTTCTGATCGCTTTAATACCTCTTACGTGGATGCACTTTGTCTGGAATCGTTGGAAAGACCCGCATGATGAGCATGAAGGACACGTTCCGCATCCGAAGAATAAACTGCTATACTTTTTCTATCAAACAAGCGTAAAG GTTGTATGGAGTGCTCTTCTGAGGACGATTTTATATTTGGTAATCACGATAATGTTAGCAACTTGTGCTATGCTTGACATGATT TTCGAATGTAAAACCAGTCCATTGAACAACACCATGACGAACGACACGTCGGAGCCTGGCTCCTCTTATGAATGCACACCTTGG caAATGACGGAAACCTGCTCGCTGGCAATCCTCACCAGTTTTCTCTTCTTGAGAGTTCATTACGTCTTGAAATTTGTAATAAGCATCTGCGTAGTAGCCTTTTACGCTTGGAACGTTTTTGAGAACCGATCTAATGTATTTGAG TCGAGCGATTCGTGGAATCCGAATATGAATCCAAAACTGCCACACGTATTGACCGTATTGTTTCTCACTTTTTCCCTGCATCTCATCGATCGCCAG GCAGAATACTTGAGCAGGCTGGACTATCAATGGAAACGTCAGCTCACGAAGGAACAGGACGAAGCGTTTCACACGAGAAATGCTAACAAGCTTCTTCTTCGTAATATTTTGCCAGAACACGTCG CggagttttatttaaacatgAACCGAACCGAGGAGAACGAGCCTTATCACGAGGCTCATAACAACGTTGCCGTGATGTTTGCCTCTCTAACAGAGCTGTCGATTGTCGAGAGTAATATCCTCAGCGATTTGAATGAAATCATTTGCGAGTTCGACAAGCTGCTCTTTGATCCTTGCTTCGTGTGTCGCATAGAGAAGATTAAGGTCGCCG GCACAACGTACATGGCGGCTTGTGGATTGGAAGCAAATCGACGGGATTCAATGCACAGCACCGAAAGCGATGAAAATTCCAGCGACAATGTGGTCAAGGTGATGGCGCAATTCGCAGTGCAAATGATGTCCGTGCTTGATAGAATGAACGCGAGGTCGTTCACTGCATCGAAACCTCACAA ATTGAGAATCGGTATTTCTCACGGGGAGGTGACGGCCGGCGTTGTGGGTGCTCAAAAGCCGTTGTACGATATTTGGGGTGACGCGGTGAACATGGCATCCAGGATGGACACTACTGGTTTACCGGGAAAAATACAG GTAACAGCAGACACGGCCGCTGTTTTGGAACAGCAAGGTGTCAAGTGTCATATACGTGGCGAGACGTACGTCAAGCCAAAAGGAGAGGTCATAACGTACTTTGTGGGCGTCGACGAGAAAGGAGTATTGGAAAGAGTAGACGCGGGCGAAGAAAGCACTAGTTTGTGA